Proteins co-encoded in one Zalophus californianus isolate mZalCal1 chromosome 9, mZalCal1.pri.v2, whole genome shotgun sequence genomic window:
- the CREM gene encoding cAMP-responsive element modulator isoform X26: MWWHQHNLCFRHPVEEDYSGDLEKKVSVAGSGTRRGSPAVTLVQLPSDQTVHVQGVIHTPQPSVIQSPQIQTVQVATIAETDESAESEGVIDSHKRREILSRRPSYRKILNELSSDVPGVPKIEEEKSEEEGTPPNIATMAVPTSIYQTSTGQYSMYAAIRYDTVLALSLL, encoded by the exons ATGTGGTGGCATCAGCATAATCTATGTTTCAGGCATCCTGTAGAAGAGGATTATTCAGGGGATctggaaaaaaag GTTTCTGTAGCTGGATCAGGCACCAGAAGAGGCTCCCCCGCTGTAACTCTAGTACAGTTACCTTCGGACCAGACTGTACATGTCCAGGGAGTAATTCACACACCACAGCCATCGGTTATTCAGTCACCACAGATACAGACTGTTCAG GTAGCAACAATTGCAGAGACAGATGAGTCTGCAGAATCAGAAGGTGTAATTGATTCTCATAAACGTAGAGAAATCCTTTCACGAAGACCCTCTTATCG aaaaatactgaatGAACTTTCCTCTGACGTGCCTGGTGTTCCCaagattgaagaagaaaaatcagaggaAGAAGGAACGCCACCTAACATCGCTACCATGGCAGTACCGACTAGCATATATCAGACTAGCACGGGGCAATACAGTATGTATGCTGCAATTCGCTATGATACAGTGCTAGCTTTAAGTCTTCTCTAG